From Silurus meridionalis isolate SWU-2019-XX chromosome 14, ASM1480568v1, whole genome shotgun sequence, a single genomic window includes:
- the LOC124396625 gene encoding RE1-silencing transcription factor — translation MNSQNLQQNFILFLEKKKDSKEALKSLNGRLCCAKCRFSTKDTALYERHVAQHEEVTFSCNICNHVSYSRVESQRHLVKHKGSFPYKCSWCHYGAVRRDYMVKHIQRIHGKSADGIFKNDCPKKFEVTKGLCLTNPRTLGGPSHDVKALTRSAENLSGLLSNTSQTKTSAPYHVSSTTCSLPVIKTQPSVVPNTTHAICKVSQGIFHPPVSTVKEVGPTLAVECIKNLTERTSLESTAVTSVLPRVHVNIFGDRAVHQKPPLQSQSVSGTAKTPVQPKIIQKIQVGLPVSTNKHLKTLLSNQSEPPVAQKSVIFGPMQNIQVAHVAQKSVPSTANPTIPVERFRQGVPSTKQVTQTTEKQKTRPNILVRRPAMTLESSAKSGVQVGLLAPLNQPIQHSHPLMISSPKERNLPQSNVQVELLAPLNQPIQHNKPLTVSCPEEITIPAGCLVELVEVKNVNGTRELELRLVPQLLPGPQQVDKQSNTVTSTTSRVAFKCRVAADNDQPINMNHEITPKANVIPEHLVQRSHLKKLALDKVNVKNETEVKKKALCSRRNVTPVPGSSSKWLHAVSKSEVSNPSDLRKFTEQPGGAQQGVVTEQFKAQSHMNCTVKNVSPLTKDKSIKAEGFKYENRASEPSPNKLEDAELSYQGLPVISSVFSLCPIPQDALRCVHPKEIEAQMSVGLESKESTDNPRVCRPALKAEEETSVLPGSIQESGKLTEKKEEVLEEPQVPEDLVKEKLDTMGEENSAKEETKPELCRSSPDVLPTDLSVGLSSNMNSSSVRKSDSPTQPEKTEKTEKTTLESEKTLLAQNDGPLASSLNPTVALIRMPSLECFSASESANKVQEKPDSEESVTARPVVCCMSNQQNQQERTIKLVLKRKRSENETAQDHALGLVCVDISATNKKARKEKKRAKKHKSSKGNQLLGKGTLGEMFLTPLKLEQLVKRPGPNQPVVVLNHPNPLIRMVSIEEHTLNNQDCRISNLDLCNQEGSTSPEPVGTSPALKMTLKKVQGQTYQVTELLLKGVFKNTVLG, via the coding sequence ATGAACTCTCAGAACTTGCAACAAAATTTCATCTTGTTTctcgaaaagaaaaaagattccaAAGAGGCCCTTAAAAGCTTAAATGGACGTCTTTGTTGTGCGAAATGCCGCTTTTCAACGAAAGACACTGCGCTATATGAAAGGCATGTGGCTCAACACGAGGAAGTGACCTTCTCCTGTAATATCTGCAACCACGTTTCATATTCAAGGGTCGAATCTCAACGACACCTTGTGAAACACAAAGGCTCGTTTCCGTACAAGTGTAGTTGGTGCCATTACGGAGCGGTCAGGAGGGACTACATGGTCAAACACATTCAGAGGATACATGGAAAGTCTGCAGATGGAATTTTCAAGAATGATTGTCCTAAAAAATTTGAAGTGACTAAAGGTCTGTGCCTGACCAATCCAAGAACCTTGGGCGGACCTTCTCATGACGTGAAGGCATTGACCCGTTCAGCAGAAAATTTGTCCGGTCTACTTTCTAATACTAGTCAGACAAAAACTAGTGCACCCTACCATGTTTCAAGTACAACTTGCAGCCTACCCGTGATCAAGACTCAACCCAGCGTTGTACCCAATACAACTCATGCAATATGCAAAGTTAGTCAAGGGATATTCCATCCACCAGTCTCCACTGTTAAAGAAGTAGGTCCCACTTTAGCAGTGGAGTGTATTAAAAATTTGACTGAAAGAACATCCTTAGAATCGACTGCTGTAACAAGTGTACTTCCGAGAGTTCATGTCAACATCTTTGGAGACCGCGCAGTTCATCAAAAGCCACCGCTTCAGAGCCAATCGGTAAGTGGCACAGCCAAGACACCAGTTCAGCCCAAAATAATCCAGAAAATTCAAGTTGGACTTCCAGTCAGTACTAATAAACACTTAAAGACACTTCTTAGCAACCAAAGTGAACCTCCAGTAGCACAAAAGTCGGTTATTTTTGGACCTATGCAAAATATTCAAGTGGCACATGTAGCACAAAAGTCCGTTCCATCTACAGCGAATCCCACTATCCCTGTTGAGCGATTCAGACAAGGGGTACCATCCACAAAACAAGTGACTCAgacaacagaaaaacaaaagacaagacCCAATATCCTTGTGAGGCGACCAGCTATGACTCTTGAGTCAAGTGCAAAGTCAGGGGTGCAAGTGGGACTGCTAGCGCCCTTAAACCAGCCCATCCAGCACAGCCATCCTTTGATGATATCGAGTcctaaagaaagaaatcttcCCCAGTCTAACGTCCAAGTCGAACTGCTTGCGCCATTAAACCAGCCGATACAACATAACAAGCCCTTAACAGTATCCTGTCCCGAAGAGATTACAATTCCGGCCGGATGCCTCGTTGAATTGGTGGAGGTGAAAAATGTCAACGGTACACGAGAACTGGAGCTTCGGCTGGTCCCACAGCTGCTACCCGGACCGCAACAAGTGGATAAGCAAAGTAACACTGTAACTTCCACAACAAGCCGAGTGGCATTTAAGTGTAGAGTTGCTGCAGATAATGATCAACCGATAAATATGAACCATGAAATCACCCCTAAGGCAAATGTCATTCCTGAGCATCTGGTCCAGCGATCACATCTAAAGAAATTAGCACTTGACAAGGTAAATGTTAAAAACGAAAccgaggtaaaaaaaaaagcgcttTGTTCCAGGAGGAACGTGACACCGGTACCGGGATCTTCAAGTAAATGGTTGCATGCTGTCTCGAAGTCAGAAGTGTCGAACCCGTCAGATTTGCGCAAATTTACAGAACAACCAGGTGGTGCACAACAAGGTGTTGTGACGGAACAGTTTAAGGCGCAGTCTCACATGAACTGCACGGTAAAAAATGTTTCACCACTTACGAAAGACAAGAGTATTAAAGCCGAAGGATTTAAATATGAGAACAGAGCTTCGGAACCATCGCCAAACAAACTGGAAGATGCCGAATTGAGTTATCAAGGACTCCCTGTCATTTCATCTGTTTTTTCACTCTGCCCCATTCCTCAAGATGCTCTGCGCTGTGTTCACCCAAAAGAAATAGAAGCCCAGATGTCTGTAGGTTTAGAATCAAAAGAAAGCACAGACAACCCAAGAGTATGTAGACCTGCTTTAAAAGCAGAGGAGGAAACCAGTGTGTTGCCCGGCAGCATTCAGGAGTCCGGTAAGCTGActgaaaaaaaggaggaggtttTAGAAGAACCCCAGGTGCCTGAAGATCTAGTCAAAGAAAAGCTAGATACCATGGGGGAAGAGAATTCTGCAAAAGAAGAGACTAAACCGGAACTCTGTAGATCTTCACCCGATGTTCTACCGACAGATCTGTCTGTTGGCTTATCGTCCAACATGAACAGTTCATCAGTGAGAAAGAGCGATTCCCCCACACAACCTGAAAAAACggagaaaacagagaaaacaaCGTTGGAGTCAGAGAAGACCTTGCTTGCACAGAATGATGGTCCTCTTGCTTCATCCTTGAATCCTACTGTAGCCTTGATCAGGATGCCAAGCTTGGAATGTTTTTCCGCTTCAGAATCTGCAAACAAAGTTCAAGAGAAACCGGACAGCGAGGAAAGCGTAACCGCTCGTCCTGTTGTCTGCTGCATGTCGAACCAGCAAAACCAACAAGAAAGAACCATCAAGCTGGTTTTGAAGAGAAAACGCTCCGAGAATGAAACTGCTCAAGACCACGCACTAGGACTTGTATGCGTtgacatttcagcaacaaaCAAGAAAgctagaaaagaaaagaagagggcTAAGAAACACAAGTCCTCCAAAGGCAACCAGTTGTTGGGAAAAGGTACACTGGGAGAAATGTTCTTAACACCGCTGAAACTAGAACAACTAGTCAAACGTCCAGGACCAAATCAACCCGTGGTGGTTCTGAACCATCCAAATCCACTAATCCGGATGGTCAGTATAGAAGAACATACTCTGAACAATCAGGACTGTAGAATCTCCAATCTGGACCTTTGTAATCAGGAGGGAAGCACCTCACCTGAACCTGTGGGAACATCTCCTGCATTAAAGATGACACTGAAAAAAGTTCAGGGACAGACATATCAGGTCACAGAGCTTCTCCTAAAAGGGGTCTTCAAAAATACAGTTCTTGGATGA